ACTCACGGTGTTTTTGAGCAAAACAACGAATTGGTCGAAAGATTCGATTTGTCCCTGCAATTTGATGCCGTTAACCAGGTAAATGGACACTGGTACGCGCTCCTTGCGCAGTGCGTTCAGGAAAGGATCCTGCAAAGATTGCCCCTTAGCCATGTTGAAATTCCTTGTTGTGATTAGGGTAGTTATTTCAAACGATTAGACCGCGTCAGAACCCTAGTATGAACCATCATTCAAGAGGGATCTAGTTCACAAAGAAGCGTGTCCAGATTATCGGAACGTCCCGTTTCCAGCCGCAGCAACGGCCATTTCCAGCCATTTAGCCACGTACTTTGCCGTTTGGCCAGTTGGCCGGTAGCGATAATCGCTTTTTCCACCGCTTCATCCAGGCTGCACTCGCCGTCGAGATAGGCCCAAAGCTGGCGATAACCGACACATCGGACCGAGGGCAGCTCAGTGTGCAGATCCTGTCGCTGATGCAAGGCGCGCACTTCATCCAGAAAGCCGTTCGCCATCATCTGCTCAAAACGCAGCCGGATACGCTGCCTGAGCAAAACACGGTCTGCCGGCATAATAGCGACCTGAACTGTCGGATAGGTGAATGGCGCACCCGCTTGGGCTTGCAAAGCAGTGAGGCTTTGCCCCGTCAGTCGGTAGACCTCCAGGGCGCGGCTCAGGCGCTGGGGGTCGTTGACATGGATGCGGGCCGCCGCCTGAGGATCGATATGGGCCAATTGCCGGTGCAGGGCCTCCCAGCCCTGGGCGGCCGCTTCGGCTTCTATCTGGGCCCTTACTGCCGCGTCGGCCTTGGGCAGGGGCGACA
This is a stretch of genomic DNA from Gallaecimonas xiamenensis 3-C-1. It encodes these proteins:
- the hfq gene encoding RNA chaperone Hfq, with protein sequence MAKGQSLQDPFLNALRKERVPVSIYLVNGIKLQGQIESFDQFVVLLKNTVSQMVYKHAISTVVPARPVSMQQYSAGTNANGGSEENA
- the miaA gene encoding tRNA (adenosine(37)-N6)-dimethylallyltransferase MiaA — protein: MTLPVVFLMGPTASGKTDLAMGLFDQRPCELISVDSALIYKGMDIGTAKPSQAELTRYPHHLVDILDPAESYSAADFVDDVLPLIDAALAKGQLPVLVGGTMLYFKALLEGLSPLPKADAAVRAQIEAEAAAQGWEALHRQLAHIDPQAAARIHVNDPQRLSRALEVYRLTGQSLTALQAQAGAPFTYPTVQVAIMPADRVLLRQRIRLRFEQMMANGFLDEVRALHQRQDLHTELPSVRCVGYRQLWAYLDGECSLDEAVEKAIIATGQLAKRQSTWLNGWKWPLLRLETGRSDNLDTLLCELDPS